Proteins from one Malaya genurostris strain Urasoe2022 chromosome 2, Malgen_1.1, whole genome shotgun sequence genomic window:
- the LOC131427213 gene encoding uncharacterized protein LOC131427213: MSDDANVAGADTDEVCTLQRESPVEKLENESQSESISTVAESGNASPDKTTNVDPIVNDDEVTEENEKHNDTTTILHVVQNSVTEECEPKQTEPQNDVEICNEIKTEEKHDSPEGDIKEDELYDKLSCSSPEPGEIPDDDEVIDDHPKRNVKEEMLESEVDVKPAYDKKLENRNAPDRPERFDIDDGNPSRDEADQIEKKISLEDLSDEEFKSPVAAFKQEYISDLDEESPRKSPKPKVSDEKQPEQPRKLASIFERKVKKEEGSTDGILQEKLKQYFGHNDFKSALQREAIQTIITRTRDVYVSMPTGSGKSLCFQLPGVMQDNKVTIVFSPLLALIKDQLDALAKLKITANSINSKMSNKDRDRVINDLKSIRTDTRFLYITPEQANTATFKDLLKMLVKHKKVAYVVVDEAHCVSEWGHDFRPDYLKLGALRTEYPSIPWIALTATASVKVVEDIFKNLRLKEPVAKFKSSCFRPNLYYDVVFKNSIQDDYRHLRDYIDSILEQEDTDVKPSKKACGIIYCRTRETSERVANNLTKLGLKTAAYHAGLKQSERVAVQEDWMDGKYPVISATISFGMGVDKASVRFVIHWDIPQSVASYYQESGRAGRDGKKSYCRVYHCREQCKSIDFLLQQDLHKGKGTAKEDKVKLAVKNFEKIVDYCESARCRHRLFSDFFGDDPPDCVNMCDVCNDPKKVEKAIETFQKLSVSGKLKTIVGYDDNFADLYEGGRQGMADKYQDDDDDENDNEREKRAKQESDLLIQKQFALRKASAAKELEMHRTPSISRVKFPMQTTVKVNGLTISSREANLTMLADLLKKNVEACKDSDPTEHELVYKDFEDFAVDMEYDAFTNNTVASLYRRFIAKHITAIKSATSSEMLYPDLKHYVPKVRNSHGGEFKTIEAELKRKYGDNIVDELRTEDDRRSGGAHRGGTNGDRRKGLGSGKFFNPSRDGSNQKTINSYFGKNDGRGSDGPAGRQTLDDGDMWDSDGDGAGPSLTTDIKTEEKHAVSNEQRSPSVEIVSSDSYSHRSKDSRDERERKERKTKKRKSSTRSRDQSRDRSITPSDRELSREKSRGFSKSKSRHRSRDRSRSRDRHSYRSGRSRSRDYEEPRRKHKKSKKYEDDDNHYDHRPRKRYASEYEEKPVMKRPPSPMETYNYASQKSRVSHYERKTPAVSAYTPAYTGGGGSRSYNNYESSTAASSLLSTEDMWDDDNPTPSKSSSSLAEKLLEHVPPPPPPLSAVKTPPPPPPINVEPSFSTGYSIYTQASIQSAYQPPPPPAPTISPPREKTVSKKTYDYLFDTTPEKTVVQYDHKKIPAVTKNPSPPPPPPPTVAQVKSLTAAQFSAAAQIHATLQKLNAAVSNAAARNGTSSSSSSSSSSLSAAATVGAIKKPSIGLNSSSSNTSITSTTVVPPSSASNSTSSSVTSVKSNPEVTTKLHNIQIEQEKVSKKNLADVVIRFLMPYYRQQKIKSKELFKGLARTISHKFYDVEVVVDRKVKKYIDDLMHHKGVIASEADFPH, from the exons ATGTCGGATGATGCAAACGTAGCAGGCGCTGACACCGATGAAGTGTGTACGCTTCAACGCGAATCACCAGtagaaaaacttgaaaatgaaAGCCAGAGTGAAAGTATTTCCACAGTTGCTGAAAGTGGGAACGCTAGCCCTGATAAAACGACCAACGTCGACCCAATTGTAAATGATGATGAAGTTACCGAGGAAAATGAGAAGCATAACGATACCACAACAATATTGCATGTCGTACAAAATTCCGTGACAGAAGAATGCGAACCTAAACAAACGGAACCGCAAAATGATGTAGAAATCTGCAATGAAATCAAAACAGAAGAGAAACACGATTCACCGGAAGGTGACATTAAAGAGGATGAATTGTACGATAAATTGAGTTGTAGTAGTCCGGAACCAGGTGAAATACCCGATGATGATGAAGTAATTGACGATCATCCCAAAAGAAACGTTAAAGAAGAAATGTTGGAATCGGAAGTAGATGTGAAACCTGCATACgataaaaaattagaaaaccgAAATGCTCCGGACAGACCGGAGCGATTTGACATTGATGATGGCAATCCCAGCAGAGATGAAGCGGATCAGATCGAGAAAAAAATATCCCTGGAAGATCTATCGGACGAAGAATTCAAAAGCCCCGTTGCTGCGTTTAAACAAGAATATATTTCCGATCTAGATGAAGAGAGTCCTCGTAAAAGTCCCAAACCAAAGGTGAGTGATGAAAAACAGCCCGAACAGCCTAGAAAATTAGCCAGCATTTtcgaaagaaaagtaaaaaaggAAGAAGGCAGCACAGATGGTATACTTCAAGAAAAACTGAAGCAATATTTCGGTCATAACGATTTTAAAAGTGCGTTGCAAAGGGAAGCAATCCAAACGATCATTACAA GAACTCGTGATGTTTACGTCTCGATGCCGACCGGTTCCGGTAAATCACTGTGTTTCCAACTACCAGGAGTAATGCAAGACAACAAAGTCACTATAGTATTCTCTCCCCTGTTGGCTCTCATTAAAGATCAACTCGATGCACTAGCCAAGTTAAAAATTACAGCCAATTCTATCAACTCCAAGATGAGCAACAAAGATCGAGATCGAGTCATAAATGATCTGAAAAGCATTCGCACGGATACTCGATTTCTTTATATAACACCGGAGCAGGCTAACACGGCAACCTTCAAAGATCTCCTGAAAATGCTAGTCAAACACAAGAAGGTAGCTTATGTGGTTGTTGACGAAGCACATTGCGTGAGCGAATGGGGGCACGATTTTCGTCCGGATTATCTTAAACTTGGCGCGCTTCGTACCGAGTATCCGTCAATTCCATGGATTGCGTTGACTGCAACTGCCTCCGTAAAGGTTGTggaagatattttcaaaaacctgcGACTAAAAGAACCGGTGGCTAAATTTAAGTCCTCGTGTTTTAGACCGAATCTCTACTACGATGTAGTATTTAAAAATTCTATTCAGGATGATTACCGTCACTTACGGGACTACATAGATAGCATACTAGAACAAGAAGACACTGACGTCAAACCG AGTAAGAAAGCTTGTGGCATCATCTACTGCCGAACCCGGGAGACATCGGAGCGTGTGGCAAACAACCTAACGAAACTGGGATTGAAAACGGCTGCCTATCATGCCGGATTGAAGCAATCAGAACGTGTAGCCGTGCAGGAAGACTGGATGGATGGGAAATATCCTGTCATATCTGCGACCATCAGTTTCGGTATGGGAGTAGATAAAGCTTCGGTGAGATTCGTTATCCATTGGGACATTCCACAGAGTGTCGCATCGTACTATCAGGAATCCGGTCGAGCTGGTCGCGATGGCAAAAAATCCTACTGTCGGGTTTATCATTGTCGAGAGCAGTGCAAATCAATCGACTTCCTCCTCCAACAAGACTTACACAAAGGCAAGGGTACTGCCAAAGAAGACAAAGTAAAACTTGCTGTGAAAAACTTCGAAAAAATTGTAGACTACTGCGAGTCTGCCCGATGCCGGCATAGGTTGTTTTCGGACTTTTTCGGTGACGATCCGCCCGACTGCGTCAACATGTGTGACGTGTGCAACGATCCGAAAAAAGTCGAAAAGGCAATTGAAACTTTCCAAAAGCTTTCGGTTTCGGGAAAACTCAAAACAATAGTCGGCTACGATGACAATTTTGCAGACCTCTACGAAGGCGGGCGCCAAGGAATGGCAGACAAATACcaggacgatgatgatgatgaaaatGACAACGAGCGGGAGAAACGAGCCAAACAGGAATCCGATCTACTAATTCAAAAGCAGTTCGCACTTCGGAAAGCATCCGCTGCCAAAGAACTCGAAATGCACCGAACTCCTTCCATCAGTCGAGTGAAGtttccaatgcaaacaactgttaAGGTGAATGGTTTAACAATTTCCTCGAGGGAAGCCAACCTTACCATGCTGGCCGATTTGCTGAAAAAGAATGTAGAAGCATGCAAGGATTCGGACCCAACGGAACACGAATTGGTTTACAAAGATTTCGAAGATTTTGCCGTAGATATGGAATACGATGCATTTACTAATAACACAGTGGCCAGTTTGTACAGGAGATTCATAGCGAAACAT ATTACCGCAATAAAGTCGGCCACCTCGTCGGAAATGCTGTACCCCGATTTGAAACATTATGTTCCAAAGGTGCGAAACTCGCACGGAGGAGAATTCAAGACAATTGAAGCGGAGCTTAAACGCAAATACGGAGACAATATTGTGGATGAATTGCGAACGGAAGATGATCGAAGGTCTGGCGGAGCGCATCGTGGAGGTACAAACGGTGACCGACGGAAAGGGTTGGGAAgcggaaaatttttcaacccCAGTCGCGATGGTTCAAATCAAAAAACTATTAATTCTTATTTCGGAAAAAATGATGGACGAGGTAGTGACGGACCCGCTGGCAGGCAAACGCTAGACGATGGAGACATGTGGGATAGTGATGGTGACGGAGCGGGTCCAAGTTTGACTACTGATATTAAAACGGAGGAGAAGCATGCGGTTTCGAATGAACAACGATCACCTTcagttgaaattgtttcaagtgATTCGTACTCTCATCGGTCCAAAGATTCCCGAGATGAACGGGAACGTAAGGAACGCAAAACAAAGAAAAGAAAATCCAGTACCAGATCACGTGACCAATCTCGAGATCGCTCAATAACCCCTAGCGATCGAGAACTGTCACGGGAAAAATCTCGTGGTTTCTCAAAAAGTAAATCGAGACACAGGTCACGTGACAGATCGAGATCACGTGATCGTCACTCGTATCGATCCGGGAGATCTCGTTCACGAGATTACGAAGAACCccgcagaaaacataaaaaatcgaaaaagtacGAAGATGACGATAACCATTACGATCATCGACCGAGGAAACGATACGCCAGTGAGTATGAAGAAAAACCCGTCATGAAGCGTCCTCCTTCGCCCATGGAAACATACAACTACGCGTCGCAGAAATCCCGTGTGTCACACTACGAACGCAAAACTCCTGCTGTTTCTGCGTACACACCTGCTTACACCGGCGGTGGTGGAAGCAGAAGCTACAACAACTACGAATCATCGACTGCTGCAAGTTCACTTCTTTCGACTGAAGATATGTGGGACGACGATAATCCAACTCCATCGAAATCGTCCAGTTCATTGGCGGAAAAATTACTAGAACATGTACCTCCTCCACCGCCACCACTGTCTGCAGTTAAAACgcctccaccaccaccacccatCAACGTTGAACCCAGCTTCTCCACAGGTTATTCAATCTATACTCAGGCTTCGATCCAATCTGCCTATCAACCGCCTCCTCCACCAGCACCAACTATTTCACCGCCACGGGAAAAGACCGTATCGAAAAAGACGTACGATTACTTGTTCGATACGACACCTGAAAAAACCGTAGTCCAATACGACCACAAGAAAATACCTGCGGTAACGAAAAATCCATCgcctccaccaccaccaccgccaaCAGTCGCACAGGTGAAATCGTTAACGGCAGCTCAATTCAGCGCGGCGGCTCAAATCCATGCAACGTTGCAGAAGTTGAACGCCGCCGTGTCCAATGCAGCAGCGCGCAATGGGACATCGTCATCGTCGTCTTCTTCGTCATCATCGCTTTCGGCGGCAGCGACGGTTGGTGCTATCAAAAAACCGTCCATTGGTCTAAACAGTAGTAGCAGCAATACAAGCATCACAAGTACCACCGTTGTCCCCCCGTCGAGTGCCTCCAACTCGACGTCATCATCCGTGACCAGTGTCAAAAGTAACCCGGAGGTTACTACCAAATTGCACAATATCCAGATAGAGCAGGAGAAAGTGTCGAAGAAAAATCTAGCCGATGTCGTTATTCGCTTCCTGATGCCGTACTATCGACAACAGAAGATCAAATCCAAGGAGCTGTTCAAAGGGCTGGCGCGTACCATTTCGCACAAGTTTTACGATGTGGAAGTTGTTG TTGACCGTAAGGTGAAAAAATATATTGACGACCTGATGCATCACAAGGGTGTGATAGCCAGTGAAGCGGACTTTCCACACTAA